One window of the Colletotrichum destructivum chromosome 6, complete sequence genome contains the following:
- a CDS encoding Putative chromate transporter, with amino-acid sequence MLATTWEHSLRANAARAADVLRHNWHMGVTAFGGPPVHFKIFHDRFVKRLRWIDEEMFQELFSISQALSGPASTKMLYCINLIQNGLLGAILAFFIWSLPGALGMYGLSVGVSAIGSSLPRAVYALLSGLNAATVGIIALAAVELSNKAITDRLTRTLVFLSAAAGMMYNALWYFPVLMCAAGCATVVHDYRWVHKPARRATGMVRALLGKRRERSSAAAAAEGEGADRGVELQTTTMMATTTMATDHSKDLGSVGTSSAAALRPSSPPEQRTATSTPSEPRAATPSQEGQVRSSLADGEPRVIPKGFRLDFSWKVGTAVIAAFFATFVGVMIARGVVKDLPILYNLFSNLYLAGTIIFGGGPVVIPLLREYIVAEGWVSPRDFLIGLAIAQSFPGPNFNFAVFLGGLTAINAGHSAAVGALIAYIAIFTPGMVLVHGTMGVWGVLRSRPWVKAAVRGVNAAAVGLIYTAVYRIWQVGYLDEGFQSGRSLGDDPWWVVVTATAYVGGRYYGVAAPFAILLGAVMGLVRYGVVSGRE; translated from the exons ATGTTGGCCACAACGTGGGAGCACAGCCTGCGGGCGAATGCGGCGCGTGCGGCAGACGTCTTGAGGCACAATTGGCATATGGGTGTCACAGCCTTCGGAGGCCCTCCGGTGCATTTCAAAATC TTTCACGACCGCTTCGTAAAGCGGCTGCGATGGATCGATGAAGAGATG TTCCAGGAGCTCTTTAGCATCTCCCAGGCCCTCTCGGGACCCGCCAGCACCAAGATGCTGTACTGCATCAACCTTATCCAGaacggcctcctcggcgccatcctAGCGTTTTTCATCTGGAG TCTCCCCGGTGCCTTGGGAATGTACGGCCTCTCTGTcggcgtctcggccatcGGCTCATCCCTTCCGCGCGCCGTCTACGCCCTCCTTTCGggcctcaacgccgccaccgtcggcatcatcgccctggcggccgtcgagctcTCCAACAAGGCCATCACCGACAGGCTCACCCGCACCCTCGTCTTTCTCTCCGCCGCTGCGGGCATGATGTATAATGCACTGTGGTACTTTCCCGTCTTGATGTGCGCCGCGGGGTGCGCCACCGTCGTGCACGACTACCGCTGGGTTCACAAGCCTGCGCGGCGGGCCACCGGGATGGTGAGGGCTTTActggggaagaggagagagaggtcttccgccgccgccgcagctgaAGGCGAGGGTGCTGatcgcggcgtcgagctgcagaccacgacgatgatggcgacgacgaccatggCCACGGACCACAGCAAGGATCTCGGGTCCGTTGGaacctcgtccgccgccgccctgcggccctcgtcgccgcccgagCAGAGGACCgccacgtcgacgccctccgAACCGCGGGCAGCGACCCCATCGCAGGAAGGCCAAGTCCGTAGCTccctggccgacggcgagcccCGCGTCATCCCCAAGGGGTTTCGCCTTGACTTCTCCTGGAAAGTCGGCAcagccgtcatcgccgccttcttcgccacCTTTGTCGGCGTCATGATCGCCCGCGGCGTGGTCAAGGACCTGCCCATCCTGTACAACCTGTTCTCCAACCTCTACCTCGCCGGAACCATCATCTTCGGTGGCGGGCCGGTGGTGATTCCGCTTCTCCGCGAGtacatcgtcgccgaggggTGGGTGTCGCCGCGGGACTTCCTCATTGGCCTAGCCATCGCGCAGTCCTTCCCAGGGCCCAATTTCAACTTTGCCGtgttcctcggcggcctgaCGGCGATCAACGCTGGCCACTCGGCCGCCGTGGGCGCCCTCATCGCCTACATCGCCATCTTTACCCCCGGCATggtcctcgtccatggcaCCATGGGTGTCTGGGGCGTGCTGAGGAGCAGGCCGTGGGTGAAGGCCGCAGTGCGCGGGGTcaacgccgcggccgtcggaCTGATTTACACCGCCGTATACCGGATCTGGCAGGTCGGATACCTAGACGAGGGCTTCCAGTCCGGTAGGAGCTTGGGTGACGACCCGTGGTGGGTTGTTGTCACGGCTACCGCGTACGTGGGTGGCAGGTACTACGGCGTCGCAGCACCCTTTGCCATCCTTCTGGGTGCCGTGATGGGTCTGGTCCGATACGGGGTCGTTTCTGGACGGGAATGA